The Nodosilinea sp. FACHB-141 genome has a segment encoding these proteins:
- a CDS encoding dienelactone hydrolase family protein: MPSLVRTETIAIPSGDTEILAYLAEPSGPGRFGAVVVIQEVYGVNSHIREVAERLARAGYVAITPHIYHRQAPSFEVGYTQEELELGRSYKQGTTAKELIMDVQGAIAYLYSKANVIPEGVGCIGFCFGGHVAYLAATLPEVKATAFFYGAGIATMTPGGGDPTLSRTPEIKGTLYGFFGEKDPLIAADEVDQIEAALKDYGVPHQIFRYPGAEHGFFCDQRHSYHPEAASDAWEQVLQLFKATLPIALQV, encoded by the coding sequence ATGCCGTCCCTAGTGCGTACCGAGACAATCGCTATCCCCAGCGGCGACACCGAGATTTTGGCTTACTTGGCCGAGCCCTCCGGCCCGGGCCGGTTTGGTGCCGTCGTCGTGATTCAAGAGGTGTATGGAGTCAACAGCCACATTCGTGAGGTGGCCGAACGGCTGGCGAGGGCGGGCTACGTAGCGATCACCCCCCACATCTATCACCGCCAGGCCCCCAGCTTTGAGGTGGGCTACACCCAGGAAGAACTGGAGCTGGGCCGCAGCTACAAGCAAGGCACAACGGCCAAAGAACTGATCATGGATGTGCAGGGGGCGATCGCCTACCTCTACAGCAAAGCCAACGTCATCCCCGAGGGCGTCGGCTGCATCGGCTTTTGTTTTGGCGGTCATGTCGCTTACTTGGCTGCGACTTTACCCGAAGTTAAAGCCACCGCATTCTTCTATGGAGCGGGTATTGCTACCATGACCCCCGGCGGCGGTGACCCCACCCTTAGCCGCACCCCCGAGATCAAGGGCACCCTCTATGGCTTCTTCGGTGAAAAAGACCCCTTGATTGCGGCTGACGAGGTAGACCAAATCGAAGCGGCCTTAAAGGACTACGGCGTGCCCCACCAAATCTTTCGCTACCCCGGGGCCGAGCACGGCTTTTTCTGCGATCAGCGCCATAGCTACCACCCCGAAGCCGCCAGCGATGCCTGGGA
- the dnaG gene encoding DNA primase, whose amino-acid sequence MDTPRLHPDTIEAVRDRADIVDVVSQHVVLKKQGKDFVGLCPFHEDKSPSFSVSPGKQFYYCFSCGAGGNAFKFLMELNKRSFADVVLDLAQRYQVPVTTLEPAKRQELQRQLTLREQLYEILALTAKFYEHALQQIDGATALAYLYERGLNDATIQQFQLGFAPGGWQTLYGYLVEQKHYPVELVEKAGLIVPRQKGDGYYDRFRDRLMIPIRDGQSRVIGFGGRALGDEKPKYLNSPDTELFDKGKTLYGLDLARAAIAKDDCAIVVEGYFDVIALHAAGLENSVAALGTALNAAQVRQLLRYTESKQILLNFDADAAGVKAAQRAIGEVEDMAYRGDVQLRVLNIPDGKDPDEFLRHHSAAAYRDLIEAAPLWIDWQINNLIGGKDLRQADQFQQTSQAVVKLLSDIANADTRTHYVRYCAEIFSNGDSRLVPLLAENLVTQVRRQRRTTSSEAPTRSAPATTPSASSLEQAEAALLRIFLHDAAHRDEIRQVLEDRDLQFSYSHHRALWRQMQRLLTESDDPRVDLVNLLRNQLADTGLATTPLQALLHLSEKTKRDVIRASLIVRAAAACMEKNLCEKRYRHFLALWEKTDCTTAPEQFAEYQRQIYAEKRRIEALEKDRQVSFEDLATMPWVGEQYDSLDR is encoded by the coding sequence ATGGATACCCCTCGCCTCCACCCCGACACTATCGAAGCGGTGCGCGATCGCGCCGATATTGTCGATGTGGTCTCCCAGCATGTGGTGCTGAAAAAGCAGGGTAAAGATTTTGTTGGCCTCTGTCCCTTCCACGAGGACAAGTCGCCCAGCTTTAGCGTCAGCCCCGGCAAGCAGTTTTACTACTGCTTTTCCTGCGGGGCCGGGGGCAACGCCTTTAAGTTTTTAATGGAGCTGAACAAGCGCTCCTTTGCTGACGTGGTGCTCGATCTAGCCCAGCGCTACCAGGTGCCGGTCACTACCCTAGAACCCGCAAAGCGCCAAGAGCTTCAGCGGCAGCTCACCCTACGGGAGCAGCTCTACGAAATTTTGGCCCTGACGGCTAAATTTTATGAGCACGCCCTTCAGCAGATCGACGGGGCAACGGCCCTGGCCTACCTCTACGAGCGGGGCCTCAACGACGCTACCATTCAACAGTTTCAGCTGGGGTTTGCCCCGGGGGGCTGGCAGACCCTCTATGGCTACCTGGTTGAGCAAAAGCACTACCCCGTCGAGCTAGTGGAAAAGGCGGGGCTGATTGTGCCCCGCCAAAAAGGGGATGGCTACTACGATCGCTTCCGCGATCGCCTGATGATTCCCATTCGCGATGGGCAGAGCCGAGTGATTGGCTTTGGCGGCCGCGCCCTGGGCGACGAAAAACCTAAATATCTCAACTCGCCCGACACCGAGCTGTTCGACAAGGGCAAGACTCTGTATGGGCTAGATTTGGCCCGGGCGGCGATCGCCAAAGACGACTGCGCCATCGTGGTCGAAGGCTATTTCGACGTCATTGCTCTCCACGCTGCCGGGTTAGAAAACTCTGTCGCTGCCTTGGGCACGGCCTTGAACGCCGCCCAGGTGCGCCAACTGCTGCGTTACACCGAATCCAAGCAGATTTTGCTCAACTTCGACGCCGATGCTGCTGGAGTCAAGGCAGCCCAGCGGGCGATCGGCGAGGTCGAAGACATGGCCTACCGGGGCGACGTGCAACTGCGGGTGCTCAACATTCCCGACGGCAAAGACCCAGACGAGTTTTTGCGGCACCACAGCGCCGCCGCCTACCGAGATTTGATTGAGGCCGCCCCCCTCTGGATTGACTGGCAGATCAATAACCTGATTGGTGGCAAAGATTTGCGCCAGGCCGACCAGTTTCAGCAGACCAGCCAGGCGGTGGTCAAACTGCTCAGTGATATCGCCAACGCCGATACCCGCACCCACTACGTGCGCTACTGTGCCGAAATCTTTAGCAACGGCGACAGCCGCCTAGTGCCTCTGCTGGCCGAAAACCTCGTTACCCAAGTACGCCGCCAGCGTCGGACGACCTCGTCGGAAGCGCCCACCCGATCTGCCCCTGCCACCACTCCCAGCGCTAGTTCTCTAGAACAGGCCGAGGCCGCCCTGTTGCGTATTTTTCTCCACGATGCTGCTCACCGCGACGAAATTCGTCAGGTGCTCGAAGACCGCGACCTGCAATTTAGCTACTCTCACCACCGGGCCCTGTGGCGGCAGATGCAGCGGCTACTCACCGAATCTGACGATCCCAGAGTTGATTTGGTCAACCTATTGCGTAACCAACTCGCTGATACTGGCCTGGCTACCACGCCCCTGCAAGCCCTACTGCACCTCAGCGAAAAGACCAAACGCGACGTGATCCGCGCCTCCCTAATCGTTCGCGCCGCCGCCGCCTGCATGGAAAAGAACCTTTGCGAAAAGCGCTACCGCCACTTCCTTGCCCTGTGGGAAAAGACTGACTGCACCACCGCCCCCGAGCAGTTCGCCGAGTACCAGCGCCAAATCTACGCCGAAAAACGCCGTATCGAAGCCCTAGAGAAAGATCGCCAGGTCAGCTTCGAAGATCTAGCGACCATGCCTTGGGTCGGCGAACAATACGATTCTCTTGATCGATAG
- a CDS encoding lipopolysaccharide assembly protein LapA domain-containing protein, whose product MIRLVFALVPAVWVIAIAIIAVQNATPVSIQLLTLQSIAIPFGVLLAFCVAAGMVAAALVLLVLGGNPLRAPRRQKRSEP is encoded by the coding sequence ATGATTAGACTTGTGTTTGCCCTGGTACCCGCGGTCTGGGTGATCGCGATCGCCATCATCGCCGTGCAAAACGCCACCCCTGTCTCCATTCAATTGCTGACCCTGCAATCGATCGCGATTCCCTTTGGGGTGCTGCTAGCCTTTTGTGTCGCCGCCGGTATGGTGGCCGCCGCCCTGGTGCTGCTGGTGCTAGGAGGAAATCCCCTGCGAGCACCTCGCCGTCAAAAAAGGTCTGAGCCGTAG
- the rplI gene encoding 50S ribosomal protein L9, producing the protein MAKRVQVVLTEDVRKLGYNGDLVDVAPGYARNYLIPNGKAVRTTPGVLKQVERRREAQKQRLLEIKQEAEATKTALTTIGMFTIQKPVGENEAIFGTVTSADVADVIKSLADKEVDRRDISLPDINKLGEYQAEVKLHPEVTAVVNLRVVAE; encoded by the coding sequence ATGGCAAAACGGGTACAGGTAGTTCTCACAGAAGATGTTCGCAAGCTGGGCTACAACGGCGACTTGGTAGATGTGGCCCCTGGCTATGCACGTAATTATCTTATCCCCAACGGGAAAGCGGTGCGCACTACCCCCGGCGTGCTAAAGCAGGTAGAGCGTCGGCGCGAGGCGCAAAAGCAGCGGCTGCTAGAGATCAAGCAGGAGGCCGAAGCCACCAAGACGGCGTTAACCACCATCGGCATGTTCACCATTCAAAAGCCTGTGGGTGAAAACGAAGCCATTTTTGGTACCGTCACCTCTGCCGATGTGGCCGACGTGATCAAGTCGCTAGCGGACAAAGAAGTCGATCGCCGCGATATTTCGCTCCCCGACATCAACAAGTTGGGCGAATACCAGGCTGAAGTGAAGCTACACCCCGAAGTGACTGCTGTTGTCAACCTGCGGGTTGTTGCCGAATAA
- the nblR gene encoding response regulator transcription factor NblR gives MGTSVADQGTHILLVGTNEGQIRQMEFDLQESGYHPVVASSAKAGLALATESHPALVVVDRLLGGESGLALCQTLRSQGIKSPIVLLMAKDSLEDRVACLECGADDYFLKPYRADAFLKIVQLYLQSAPGEVEHLRFGDLTLDLDNRQALRGDRVIELTMKEFELLRYMMEHPREVLPREQILENVWGYDFVGESNVIEVYVRYLRLKIDGEDDKRLIQTVRGVGYVLRES, from the coding sequence ATGGGCACATCTGTCGCCGATCAGGGCACCCACATTTTGCTGGTGGGCACCAACGAGGGCCAAATCCGCCAGATGGAGTTTGACCTCCAAGAGTCCGGCTATCATCCCGTAGTGGCCAGCAGTGCTAAGGCAGGCCTTGCCCTAGCGACTGAAAGCCACCCGGCGCTAGTTGTGGTCGATCGCCTGCTGGGGGGCGAGTCGGGGCTGGCGCTGTGCCAAACCCTGCGCAGCCAGGGCATCAAGTCGCCGATTGTGCTGCTGATGGCTAAAGACAGCCTCGAAGACCGGGTGGCCTGCCTCGAATGCGGCGCTGACGACTACTTTCTCAAACCCTACCGCGCCGACGCCTTCTTAAAAATTGTGCAGCTCTATTTGCAGTCAGCCCCAGGGGAGGTCGAGCACCTGCGCTTTGGCGATCTGACGCTGGATTTAGACAATCGCCAGGCGCTGCGGGGCGATCGCGTCATTGAGCTAACAATGAAAGAATTTGAGCTGCTCAGATATATGATGGAACACCCGCGCGAGGTGCTGCCCCGCGAGCAAATTCTTGAGAATGTTTGGGGCTACGATTTTGTGGGTGAGTCGAACGTGATTGAGGTCTATGTACGCTACCTGAGGCTTAAAATTGACGGCGAAGACGACAAGCGCCTGATTCAGACTGTGCGGGGTGTGGGGTATGTGCTGCGGGAGAGTTAG
- a CDS encoding GntR family transcriptional regulator, with protein sequence MVQFHIQPDSEIPASTQLYDQIWFAIASRQYPPGYRLPSTRQLAMQTGLHRNTISKVYRQLEDAGVVEAMPGSGIYVREQNSTDSARPQTVLWAEFPQARDVVETGLDELLRQGCSLNQARELFLAEIDWRLRCSARVLVTAPGQDIGAGQLMVRELESALHIPVQLVPLEELDTILAQTRSGTVVTSRYFISEAEAIAAPKSVRVIPVDIYDYKKELGLLKDLPKGTCLGMVSVSTGILRAAEVISYSLRGDEILLMSAQTDDPYKLNAVIHSAQTIVVFDEASLPTVKEAIAEAREDLIRPPKLIVCDNYIGEKSINLLKRELGLD encoded by the coding sequence GTGGTGCAGTTTCACATTCAGCCCGATAGCGAGATTCCGGCGTCGACCCAGCTCTACGACCAGATTTGGTTTGCGATCGCATCCCGGCAGTATCCACCTGGCTATCGGCTGCCCAGCACCCGGCAGCTAGCCATGCAGACGGGCCTGCACCGCAACACCATCAGCAAGGTCTACCGCCAGCTCGAAGACGCCGGCGTGGTGGAAGCCATGCCCGGCTCTGGCATCTACGTGCGCGAGCAAAACAGCACCGACAGCGCTCGTCCCCAGACCGTGCTGTGGGCTGAGTTTCCCCAGGCGCGCGATGTGGTTGAGACCGGGCTAGACGAGCTGCTGCGCCAGGGCTGCTCACTCAACCAGGCGCGAGAATTGTTCTTGGCGGAGATCGACTGGCGGCTGCGCTGTAGCGCGCGGGTGCTGGTCACCGCTCCTGGTCAAGACATTGGGGCCGGGCAGCTGATGGTGCGCGAGCTAGAGAGCGCGCTGCACATTCCAGTGCAGCTGGTGCCCCTCGAAGAACTCGACACGATTTTGGCCCAAACCCGCTCAGGCACGGTGGTGACCAGCCGCTACTTCATTAGCGAAGCCGAGGCGATCGCGGCTCCCAAGTCGGTGCGGGTCATCCCCGTCGATATCTACGACTATAAAAAAGAGCTGGGCCTGCTGAAGGATTTGCCCAAGGGCACCTGCCTGGGCATGGTCAGCGTCAGCACCGGCATTTTGCGGGCGGCAGAGGTGATTAGCTACAGCCTGCGAGGCGACGAAATTTTGCTGATGTCGGCCCAAACCGATGACCCCTACAAGCTCAATGCCGTGATCCACAGTGCCCAGACCATTGTGGTGTTTGACGAGGCAAGTTTGCCCACGGTCAAAGAGGCGATCGCCGAAGCCCGCGAAGACTTGATTCGCCCGCCCAAGCTAATCGTCTGTGACAACTACATCGGCGAAAAGTCGATCAACTTGCTCAAGCGCGAGCTGGGGCTCGATTAA
- the ctpC gene encoding carboxyl-terminal processing protease CtpC: MTFAKRGLILGATAVAVAAVTVTGAGIHLSQSKAFFEESPKELIDQVWQLIDRNFVDATFNQVDWDAVRTDYLGRNYADQEEAYGAIREMLEKLEDPYTRFMDPEEFRSMQIDTSGELTGVGIQISQDEESKEIVVVAPIEDTPAFDAGIRPQDVILAIDGESTEGMELNDAVSKIRGTVGSEVTLTLRRGEEQLEFSMVRARIEIHPVRYNVQAGPEGQVGYIRLNQFSANAAEEMGAAIEDLEGQGVTGYVLDLRSNPGGLLYSSIDIARMWIDSGIIVSTVNRQGVVDEETANSRALTDKPLVVLVDGGSASASEILSGALRDNERAVLVGTRTFGKGLVQSVRSLGDGSGVAITVAKYLTPDGTDINKSGIEPDISIELTEEQQEELSTNREAIGTEADPQYAAALEALSTEIKEARAGDSVTTAPGN; this comes from the coding sequence ATGACATTTGCAAAGCGCGGACTGATCCTAGGTGCCACGGCCGTTGCTGTGGCGGCGGTAACTGTAACCGGCGCTGGGATTCACCTGTCCCAAAGCAAAGCTTTCTTTGAAGAAAGCCCAAAGGAACTAATTGATCAAGTTTGGCAGCTGATTGACCGCAATTTCGTCGATGCCACCTTTAACCAGGTCGATTGGGATGCGGTGCGGACAGACTACCTAGGGCGGAACTACGCCGACCAGGAAGAGGCCTATGGCGCCATCCGCGAGATGCTAGAAAAGCTGGAGGATCCCTACACCCGCTTCATGGATCCTGAAGAGTTTCGCAGCATGCAGATTGACACCTCCGGCGAACTCACCGGGGTCGGTATTCAAATCTCTCAGGATGAAGAAAGCAAAGAAATAGTCGTCGTGGCTCCCATCGAAGACACCCCGGCTTTCGATGCAGGCATTCGCCCCCAAGATGTGATTTTGGCCATTGATGGCGAATCCACTGAGGGCATGGAGCTCAACGATGCAGTGAGCAAAATTCGTGGCACCGTTGGCTCTGAGGTTACCCTCACCCTGCGCCGGGGCGAAGAACAACTGGAATTCTCCATGGTGCGTGCGCGCATCGAAATTCACCCAGTGCGCTACAACGTGCAGGCCGGCCCTGAGGGACAGGTAGGCTACATTCGCCTCAACCAGTTCAGCGCTAATGCCGCCGAAGAAATGGGTGCTGCCATCGAAGATCTCGAAGGCCAGGGGGTGACCGGCTACGTGCTCGACCTGCGCTCGAACCCTGGTGGATTGCTGTATTCCAGCATTGACATTGCCCGTATGTGGATCGACAGCGGCATTATTGTGTCGACGGTGAATCGCCAGGGGGTGGTGGACGAAGAAACCGCCAACAGCCGCGCCTTGACCGATAAGCCCCTCGTAGTGCTGGTTGACGGTGGCTCGGCCAGCGCCAGCGAAATTTTGTCAGGGGCCCTGAGAGATAACGAGCGGGCCGTTTTAGTGGGCACTCGCACCTTCGGCAAGGGTCTGGTGCAGTCGGTGCGCAGCCTGGGCGATGGCTCTGGGGTGGCTATTACGGTGGCCAAATACCTTACCCCCGACGGCACCGATATTAATAAGTCTGGCATTGAGCCCGACATTTCGATCGAGCTAACTGAAGAGCAGCAGGAAGAACTTTCAACCAATCGCGAGGCTATTGGCACTGAGGCCGACCCTCAATATGCGGCGGCATTAGAAGCGTTAAGCACCGAAATTAAGGAAGCCCGCGCTGGCGACAGCGTCACGACGGCACCGGGCAATTAG
- a CDS encoding FAD-dependent oxidoreductase produces MPRVAIVGAGPTGATLALMLAQRGIPVTLIEAARDFQRQFRGEGLMPSGLGALTQMGLDSLLKTVPHRPLSAWEFWLNDRRLFRADEPLGSSRPCTLVSQPPLLEALVQAAQRESNFEWIAGTAVKDLLWQTVGEASQSENRVTGIQLADGRTIVADLVIGADGRASAIRQRAGLTLETQPKSIDVLWFKLPAPPGYAADNRFCTVVKKGRVFSLFHGAEEGKMHLAWAIAPDEPTEQKDWAKTFAALVPPEFVEHFQSAGESISSPMRLSVLVGRCSRWHCPGLLLLGDAAHPMSPVRAQGINLALRDAIAAANHLIPVLKTTDAAAPDLTALDRALASIQAEREPEIIQAQKLQAHEAGRGELLRRFGILRQGLSTFSPILGLLVKQVWTQQQRPLREGMTTVRLQS; encoded by the coding sequence ATGCCTAGAGTTGCGATCGTTGGCGCTGGCCCTACCGGAGCCACCCTGGCTTTAATGCTGGCCCAACGCGGCATCCCCGTTACCCTAATCGAAGCCGCCCGAGACTTTCAGCGCCAGTTTCGCGGCGAGGGGCTAATGCCCAGCGGTCTCGGTGCCCTCACCCAAATGGGGCTAGACTCACTGCTGAAGACAGTTCCCCATCGCCCCCTCAGCGCCTGGGAATTTTGGCTCAACGATCGCCGCCTGTTCCGTGCCGACGAGCCCTTGGGGTCATCCCGCCCCTGCACCCTAGTTTCCCAACCGCCGCTGCTAGAAGCTTTAGTGCAAGCCGCTCAGCGCGAGTCCAACTTTGAGTGGATAGCCGGAACCGCCGTGAAGGATCTGCTCTGGCAGACCGTTGGCGAAGCCTCCCAAAGCGAAAATCGTGTCACTGGCATCCAGCTTGCCGATGGCCGCACCATCGTTGCTGACCTGGTGATTGGAGCCGATGGTCGCGCCTCCGCAATTCGCCAAAGAGCTGGGCTAACTTTAGAAACCCAACCCAAAAGTATTGACGTGCTCTGGTTTAAGCTACCAGCGCCACCGGGCTATGCCGCCGACAATCGCTTTTGCACCGTGGTTAAAAAGGGACGAGTCTTTAGCCTTTTCCACGGAGCGGAGGAGGGCAAAATGCACCTCGCCTGGGCGATCGCCCCCGATGAACCCACCGAGCAAAAAGACTGGGCCAAGACCTTCGCTGCCCTGGTACCACCAGAGTTCGTGGAACACTTCCAATCGGCGGGAGAAAGTATCTCATCCCCCATGCGGCTCTCAGTTCTGGTCGGTCGCTGTTCACGCTGGCACTGCCCCGGCCTGCTGCTGCTGGGCGATGCCGCCCACCCCATGTCGCCCGTGCGCGCCCAAGGTATTAACCTGGCTTTGCGGGATGCGATCGCAGCCGCCAACCACCTGATCCCGGTGCTCAAAACTACCGACGCAGCAGCCCCAGACCTTACCGCTCTCGATCGCGCTTTGGCCTCCATTCAGGCCGAACGCGAGCCTGAGATCATTCAGGCCCAAAAGCTCCAAGCTCACGAAGCCGGTAGGGGAGAACTACTGCGCCGCTTTGGAATTCTACGCCAGGGGCTTAGCACCTTCTCCCCTATCCTTGGCCTCTTGGTTAAACAAGTTTGGACCCAGCAACAGCGGCCGCTGCGCGAGGGGATGACGACAGTACGGCTGCAATCTTAG
- a CDS encoding DUF192 domain-containing protein → MSYRFAGLASQRLYLWLRQGMALSLVLSALVLGAGCGPTPSTAEPPSTTDNTPSTPTAAETPMADPRGQQLAVTAVTTLGGEEIFLEVATTPQQQALGLMYRDALPSDRGMLFPMGRPRPVSFWMKNVPVALDMVFVYQGQIVGLAEAPPCTADPCPTYGPGNQLVDHVIELRAGRAAELGLAAGDEVVIKEVGE, encoded by the coding sequence ATGTCCTATCGTTTTGCTGGTTTGGCTTCCCAACGGCTTTATCTATGGCTGCGGCAGGGCATGGCCTTGAGCCTGGTGCTTAGCGCGTTGGTGTTGGGGGCCGGGTGCGGGCCAACCCCCTCCACAGCTGAGCCACCGTCTACGACCGACAACACCCCATCAACGCCGACTGCCGCCGAAACCCCTATGGCTGATCCTCGCGGCCAACAGCTTGCCGTCACAGCGGTTACGACCCTGGGCGGTGAAGAGATCTTTCTAGAAGTGGCGACCACACCACAGCAGCAGGCCCTGGGGCTGATGTATCGCGATGCGCTGCCCAGCGATCGCGGCATGCTGTTTCCCATGGGTCGGCCTCGCCCAGTGAGTTTTTGGATGAAGAATGTGCCAGTGGCGCTGGACATGGTGTTTGTCTACCAGGGGCAGATCGTAGGTCTGGCGGAGGCACCTCCCTGCACCGCTGATCCTTGCCCCACCTATGGCCCCGGCAATCAGCTAGTGGATCACGTGATTGAGCTGCGGGCCGGGCGCGCCGCTGAGCTGGGCCTGGCAGCAGGGGATGAGGTTGTGATCAAAGAAGTGGGGGAGTAG
- a CDS encoding ATP-dependent RecD-like DNA helicase, protein MAISPSKSAKADLALTAEQEAALDALDAFVQGTEKLYLLTGYAGTGKTTLLQVFVNGLRDRGDERPIVLSAFSNKATKVLAAMAAQWRLDIDAMTCCKLLGLRPVIDEENGKQVFAIDRQQASQIDRYRLVIIDECSMINQELWDLLVNAVSNLYRGTQILFVGDSAQLPPVNEPESACFRQIIHKSQLTEVVRYGGAIGVIAEDIRRNLERDALPHFANDTNADNTEGCFVLPRQAWHDLLIRAFTSPAYQKNPDQVRALAYTNRRVAQLNHTIRAAIYGPNAKRFVPGDRLIAVNPCLEKEAVVLPTSAECEVLNIARGREGEWPLWMLEVETETGDYKTLQVLHESGQAEFKTRLDFLAKEKRWMEFWDLQQRFHAVDYAYSLTIHKSQGSTFQDVFVDVPSMTANRNAIERNQLCYVAFTRAAKRLFLYQ, encoded by the coding sequence ATGGCTATATCCCCATCCAAATCTGCTAAAGCTGACCTGGCGCTCACCGCCGAGCAAGAGGCCGCTCTGGATGCTCTGGACGCCTTTGTGCAGGGCACCGAAAAGCTGTATTTGCTAACTGGCTACGCAGGCACGGGCAAAACAACGCTGCTTCAGGTGTTTGTGAACGGGCTGCGCGATCGCGGCGACGAGCGCCCCATTGTGCTCAGCGCCTTTAGCAACAAAGCCACCAAAGTGCTGGCGGCGATGGCGGCCCAGTGGCGGCTCGATATTGACGCTATGACCTGCTGCAAGCTGCTGGGCTTGCGCCCGGTAATCGACGAAGAGAACGGCAAGCAGGTGTTTGCGATCGATCGCCAGCAGGCCAGCCAGATCGATCGCTACCGCCTAGTGATCATCGACGAATGCTCGATGATCAACCAGGAGCTATGGGATCTGTTGGTGAATGCCGTGTCGAACCTGTACCGGGGCACTCAGATTTTATTCGTGGGCGATTCGGCTCAGCTGCCGCCGGTCAACGAGCCTGAGTCGGCCTGCTTTCGCCAGATCATTCACAAGTCACAGCTTACCGAGGTGGTGCGCTATGGCGGCGCGATCGGCGTGATCGCTGAAGACATTCGCCGCAACTTGGAGCGCGATGCCCTGCCCCACTTCGCCAACGACACCAACGCCGACAACACCGAAGGCTGCTTTGTGCTGCCTCGCCAAGCCTGGCACGACCTGCTGATTCGCGCCTTTACCAGCCCCGCCTACCAGAAAAATCCCGACCAAGTGCGCGCCCTGGCCTACACTAACCGTCGGGTGGCCCAGCTCAACCACACCATTCGCGCCGCCATCTACGGCCCCAACGCTAAGCGATTTGTGCCCGGCGATCGCCTAATCGCCGTTAATCCCTGTTTAGAAAAAGAGGCGGTCGTGCTGCCCACCTCCGCCGAGTGCGAGGTGCTCAACATTGCCCGAGGTCGCGAGGGCGAGTGGCCCCTGTGGATGCTCGAAGTCGAGACCGAAACCGGCGACTACAAGACCCTGCAGGTATTGCACGAGTCGGGCCAGGCCGAGTTCAAAACCAGGCTCGACTTTCTCGCCAAAGAAAAGCGCTGGATGGAATTTTGGGATTTGCAGCAGCGCTTCCACGCCGTTGACTACGCCTATAGCCTCACCATTCACAAAAGCCAGGGCTCAACCTTTCAGGATGTGTTTGTGGATGTGCCATCAATGACCGCTAACCGCAATGCGATCGAGCGCAACCAGCTCTGCTATGTCGCCTTCACTCGCGCTGCCAAACGGCTGTTTTTGTATCAATAA